The DNA sequence GTTTTCATCGAAAGGACCGATATATACGGTATTCTCTGTTTCGCTGGTGCGGTATATTCCGGAATTATTTAGCGGGAAACCATTCAAATTAAGCGTTAAGCCCATATTGTCATAGGAGAGGTTTATCAGCACAATAGATAGCTGCTGGCCATCTGGGCTTTTGTAGGCTGAAATACGTAAGTCGCCCCGGTCGCCCAAATCAGTCCAGGTTCTGACGCGATGCCATCCTGGGTCGGTAAATGCCGCATATTGCTTGAAGGCATAATAAATAGGATTAGGGGCGAAGGTAGCTCCTCCCGTGGGGCTTCCCACGTAATTTATGAGGCCTTTAGGCGGTGTCCAGAATAGCTCCCAATAAACATACGCCGATGCGTTCTCGAAAACCAGGGTATTGTGCATCAGCTGTGCCAGGTTCATTGCCTCAGGGAAAGTAGTTACATCTCCGTCGTCGTCACCCTTCGAGAACTCTGTCATCATCCGTGGCTTATTATTGTAATAATCGCGGTAATATTGCATAGAGGTGATGTAGCCGTCGGGGTTGTAGTAGCTGCCGCCGCCGTTGTAAAGGTGGTGAGCATAACCGTAAACATGACTCAGATTTGCAAGACTATCGATATATTGGTAGAGTCTATAAAAACCGGCGGTTTCGGGAGCAAGCATCTTCGGCATATTCGGTCCCATTCGCGAATACAGCTCTTCGTAAACTTTTTCGAAGGCCTGACGATAACCGGCAAAGTCCGCGTTTTCTGAAGGTTCGAATCTGCAGGATGCCCAGCTTGCTACATAGTCAAGTTCGTTTTGTATATTTATATAGTCGGCAACTACGCCTTGATTGCCCCATTCTTCCAGACTGTCCGCCCACCATTCTGCAAACCTTTTGTATATATAATAGTGGGGGGCGCTGTTATTGGGGTCAGTAGCGTCTTTTATAAGGGTGCCGCCGTTTTCCAATATGCCGTTACTTTTGAAAGAGGTCGGCGGTGACCATGAGGAAATCATAACCTTTAACGATGGATTACGTGCCTTCCCGCCTGCGATGATTTGGGCCGAACGGTTTAGGTAACCACTGTCGTAACCGTAACTATTCCGTACTCTGTAAATGTCAAGACCAAGCTCATCAAACACAGCATCATAGAGCTTCTCTCTCTCGGTCTGGGACAGAGTATCCAGTACCTCGTATTCATGCCAGCTGGCGGCGGCTCCGAAACCTTCGAGTTCCTGGTAAACGGTGTTAGCATATACCTCGCCAGCAGCACTCTGGTATCTATCGAATCTACTATCCAGCGTGATATCTTCGAAGTACACGGTCCCTGCATCTCCGGGGCTGCCGTTGCCGAAGCCGATGGTAATCTTCGCAACATTTGACAGATTTACGCCGGTAAATTCCGTCAACTCAATGCTCCAGTTGTTCCATTGTTTCAGCCTGACATCGTTCATATTGCTGTATGTTACGGTTGCGGTATGCGGAGGATTGTCACCGTCGGTCAGCTTAACATACATCTGCTCATCTATGGGGTTGGATGGTTTGCCGTAGAAATACAACACTAATGTGTTAGCGCCGAGGCCAAGCCAGTTGGGGTCATTTATTCCCAAATCAGCAACATCCGTGCTAACTTCGGAATAGTATGGCGGGAGATTATTATTATAAAGATACCTCATCGAGTTGCCGCTGCGGGCGATAGAAGTCTTGACAGAAACTTCCGCGCCGGTGCCGCTGTTTTGCCATATGTTCCGCAGGGCTGCGTGGTCCTCATACGAATCAAAATCCTCCACAACGGCAGTCGGCGATGTCCTAAAACTCCAGGTTTCGCCTTTAAAGATTGTGTTGTCTGGTGCGGAATTGACCTCATCAATACGCCAGTAGTAGGTTGTGTTTAATTGGAAAAAACCCGCAGCGCCATAAGGATCATAAGTATTAGGTTCCTGGTCTTGACTAACCAGTACGCCCAGCGGATTACTTCTGTTAGCGTTGGTTACTGCTGTTTCATTTGTTCCGAAATATACATCGTGTGTTTCAGCAAGTCCGCCCTTTAACCAGTTAAGGGCCGCATCTATTGGTGCGTCTTCTGCTTCGTTAAACGGCACCGGACGCTGGGCATATTTTGTAGGGATGAACGGTATCAGGGCGTTCGGCTCTACCTGTAAGGCGTTGACAAAAGCAAAGGGCTGGTCTTCCGGACTGCTTGGGCCCCTTTCGCTCGTCAGGATAATTCTGCCTAAATCATCCGATGTGGCTCTTCCGCTAAAGGCCCACTTCCAGAAATCATTAGAGGAGCTGGAAGAATAGTTGTCCTGCAGAGGCTGATTTGCCGCTCCGCCGATGAAATCGGCATCAAAAAGATGTGTGCCGTTGGCATACCATTCAGCGACCCGATTGGCATCTCCGGTGCTTTGGCTGTCCCATGACCATATGGTTATGTTGCAGTCCCGGTTGATGCCAAGTCCCCATAGCGTGATTGTAACTCCGCTCGGATTAACACCGTAGACAAAATCGCGATATATTTTTTCGCCTGCCCGCGGGGAATAATAGCACGGGTCGCCAGGCATCACGGGAGTGCCGGCGTATCTCGACCATCCGCCGCAGGGGTCATCACGTCTGACTGTGTTAATGCTGCCGCTTAGGTCAATTATAATACCATTTACCTCGCTGCCGGTGTTTGTAGTGCTAAACTGAACAAAACTGGTCTGTGTGTTTGGTTCGTTATTGTCTTGGGAGTAGTTAAGGTCCAGCCGCAGTACTGGTGGTGTAGTTACAGCGTCGGTGGTTGCGGAGCGAGCAAGCGCCCAGCTGGTCATATTCAAAGCGCTATCACGTGCCCTAACCCTGAATGTATGCACAGTACTCGGGGTAAGGCCTGTAGCAATGTAATTGGTGTCTGTTTGCCATGTGCTGCTGGCTGCGGGGTTATCGGAGCACTCAAACAAGTACTGTATGGGAACACTACCGGCTTGATCCAGAGCAGTTATTGCAGCCATCTGAATTGAATTTGGCCCAAGTGTTATCGGGACAATCCGCCACTTCGCCGGGACCGGCCTTGGAGCAGTGGTATCTGCGCCGTAACAGGGTGATAAAACAAGGGCTGAAATCAAAAGCAAATACAGGGGAAAATATCTAACAGACATCTTCATACGCCTCCTTATCAGGGTAAAACTCTGAGGGTTTTACCGGTTCTAATCATCCTCGCCCTCTTACTCTGCCAGGAGCAAACCGCCCAAGCCCAATGAATCGTACCTTGAAACAATGGGTATATTTTAAGCGCAAAATTCCAATTTCTTCCAATTATACCACATTTGCTTCGGATTTTCAACCAATTTTCGCCCTTTTTGGGGATTAAAATAGGCATTTTGGCTCTCCAAAGGCGGATTTTCGTGATAAAGGTTGGAAAACACCGCCAAAAGTTATTTTGCTGCCTTTATCGCATCCGCGAGGCTTAGCGTGCCTTCGTATAAAGCCCTGCCGATTATTACAGCTTTAACCCCCGTTTCGGATAGTTTTCTGATATCGCTTATCGTGCTTACCCCGCCCGAAGCTATAACGGCAACCCCAACCGCCGCAGCCACCGCTTCTGTTCGTTCAAAATTAGGACCTTCCATCATACCGTCTTTGGCAATGTCGGTATATATTATCGCCGCTATTGGTAATTTCGCCGCCTTGGCCGCAAACTCCAATAACGGTTCGGAAGCATTTTTTGTCCAGCCATCAGTGGCTACCTTATCGTCCCGCGCATCGAGGCCGAGCACAATTTTACCACTGAATTTTTCAGCCATTTCACTAAACCACTCGAAATCGCTTACGGCTTTAGTGCCTGTTATTACCCGCCCTACTCCCATATCGAGCAGTTGTTTTATGGATACCTCATCGCGCAATCCGCCGCCGACCTCGATTTTCAGTTTCCCCAGAGCTGCTATGGCTGATATTGTATCGGTATTGACGGGCTTGCCTGCTTTGGCTCCGTCCAAATCGACGATATGCAGCCACTCTGCTCCGGCCGAGATGAACTCCTCGGCCTGCTTGACGGGGTCATCGTTGTAGGTTATCTGTCGGCGGTACTGACCTTGGATAAGTCTGACGCATTTGCCGTCTCGTAAATCAATAGCCGGTATGATATACATTTTTAAACCCTTAATATGTGCCCGGATTTTAAGCGTGTATACCGAACTTGTAAAGAAAAGATTTGGCGCTGCGGCCTTTGGGAACAGGACGCTCTGCCAAAAAATAAATATGCCGGATTATTCGAAAGCTTGCAATTTCGGTTTTTTGAGTGTATAGGATAGAAAAGTCGTTACGGAGAGGTGTCGGAGCGGCTGATCGAGCCGGTTTCGAAAACCGGTGTGCTCTTTATTGAGTACCGCGGGTTCGAATCCCGCCCTCTCCGTTATGTTGCTTACTTTGGGGCAGGCTGGATTCGAACCCTAAAAGAGAGAGTAAAACTATACGCTGAAAGGGAGAGATATATGAGTGACAAAAGCGCAGAATGCTGCCCCGAATTTGCCCCCGTACCATGGGATGATAAGATTTTTTATTGGGAGAATAAAAGATTCATTAAAGACAAAGTTTTTACTCTGTTCTACATACCAATGAATTTTGGTTCGGTCATGAGAAGGCTCGACGAAAAAGTAAAAAAAGCCGGAGCTCGGATGCCGGGTTCGCTGGCCCTGTCGGATCATACCTCCAGGTGGAATATGGATATTTATTTGGCAGTGGACGGAGAAATTCCGGATTCGGAAAATGTTACGCTTTCCGGCAAGTTTTTCAGCAAAGTTTATGAGGGAAATTTTAAAGAGACAGGAAAGTGGTGCAAAGATTTTGAGGGCCTCGCCAAAAGCAAGGGACTGGAAATAAAAAAGTGGTATATGTGGTATACCACTTGTCCAAAGTGCGCTAAAAAGTACGGGAAGAATTACGTTGTGATTATCGACCAGGTTGCGTGAAGGTAATTTGCCGATAAAAAGGTAAGTCAGTTTGGATTTTTCGAATACACGCCGTCCTTAGTTTTGCTATATCAGATAAAGACAATATAAGCTCTTGCATCTCAATAGAACTTTCAGACAATAGCGGGGGTATAATAATTTGTTATAATTATAAGGAAACCTGCTATAGCTGTTAAAAAGCGAGGCCCAGATTGAAAGTTCAGTGCGAGCTATGCCCGAAAAGCTGTCTGATTGAGCCCGGCCAGAGCGGCGAGTGCCGGGTCAGAATTAATATCGACGGCGTATTACGGACGGTAGTATACGGCTACCCGTGCTCAGCGCACGTTGACCCTGTCGAGAAGAAACCATTTTTCCATTTCCTGCCCGGCAGCAAAACGTTTTCACTTGCGACCGTCGGCTGCAACCTTCACTGCAAAAACTGCCAGAACTGGGAAATATCACAGGCCAATCCCGAAGACAGCGTTGCGTCATTATGCCCGCCTGAAAAACTTGTCGAGCTGACCAGAAGCTATGATTGCCAGTCGCTGGCATATACCTATACAGACCCGGTTGTTTATTACGAATATACTTATGATTCTGCCGAGCTTGCGAGGGTAAATGGAATACGAAATCTGCTGATAACGGCCGGCTATATAAACCGCCAGCCGTGGCAGCGGTTACTGAACGTTGTGGATGCCGCCAGAATTGATTTGAAGTCAATGTCGGATGATTTTTATCGGGATGTTTGCTCCGCGACACTAAAGCCGGTGCAAGATGCCATCATTCAGACAAGAGCAAGCGGCGTTCATCTTGAAGTGATACACCTCGTTATCCCAACGCTGAACGATAAGCCCGAACAATTGCGCGAGCTTTCGCGCTGGGTCAGGGCAAACCTCGGCAGCGAAATCCCCCTGCATTTTTCAGGATTTTATCCGCAGTACAAGATGCGGCATCTGCCGCCGACATCGGCGGAAACACTGGATATGGCTCGTAACATCGCTATGGAAGAAGGGCTTGACTTTGCTTATATAGGAAATGTTCAGAGTGAAAATGGCCAGAACACATATTGTCCCGGCTGCAAAAAAGTACTCATCGAACGTGTTGGTTATACTGTTATCCAAAACCGTTTGAAAGACGGTTCCTGTCCTGATTGCGGCAGGGAAATTTACGGAGTTTGGAAATGACGCGAAGAAAATTCATTCAGCAATTTCTAAAAGCCGGGGCGGCTGTTGCTGTCGGCGTTTACTGGCTGGCAGAAAAAGCTTCACCCCGCAAGTTTATTCGAGCGAGATTTGGGAAGTATCCCGGCGTCTTAAGGCCCTTAAAGGATATTCACGAACAGGGTAAATGGAGTGGTTAATATGGATAGATACTCAAAATTTTTTTTACCGGGTTTTATGCTTGGCATATTTTTATTGGGAGGGTGCGATCCAAAACCTGTCGCTCCGGTTAAAGAAATAGCGAGAGCTAAAGCAGATGAACCTGCGGCCCATGCCAAGGTTGTTTTCAGGTCAACACTTTCGGGTAGCTGGTATTCTGCCGACGCTAAAACACTGAGTGAACAAATCGAGGGGATTTTCGAAAAAGCCGATGTTGAGCCGATAAATAATGTTATCGCCCTTATCCTTCCGCACGCCGGCTACCAGTACTCCGGCCGGACCGCCGCTTTTGGATTGAAGTCTGCCGGCAGGCAATATAAAAGGGTGATTGTAATTGGCCCCAGTCATCGTGTCCCTATGGAAGATGTGCTCAGTGTCCCCATGGCGACGCATTACGAAACGCCGCTCGGACAGGTGCCGCTTGATGTGGAATTTATAAATAAGCTTTTGGAGCATCCGATATTTCAGAACATACCGCAGGCGGACGAATATGAACACAGCACCCAGATAGAGGTGCCGCTGCTGCAATATGTGCAGAAAGATTTTAAGCTTGTGCTGATTGTGGCCGGCGACTGCTCGGTGGAAACAATTGCACAGGCCGGCGCTATCTTGAAGAGTTTGGTTGATGATGACACGCTCGTTATTGCAAGCTCCGATTTTACCCATTATGGTCCGAACTATGGCTACGTCCCATTCAGGGAAAAGATACCTGAACAGCTAAAAAAGCTCGATATGGGTGCGTTCGAGTATATCAAGGCCCTGGATTACAAAGGCTTTTTGGAATATCGTAGTAAAACCGGTGCAACAATATGCGGGTTTGTGCCGATATCGATATTGCTTTCGATGTTAGACGAAACCGTTGAGACTAAATTGATTAAATATACGACTTCCGGCGAACTGACGGGAGATTTCTCCAACTCGGTCAGCTACTTTTCGATTGCTTTTTCGGGTAAGTGGGGACACTCTTCCCAAATTAAACCGGAGGCGAATGTCAGTGAATTGAGCAAAGAAGACAAAAAGCAGCTTTTGACCCTGGCCCGCAAATCGTTGGTTTATTTTTTGCGTAACCGAAAGGTCCCCGATGTATCGGAGCTGAATGTCACGGCCAGTGACGCAATGAAACTTCGGCGGGCGGCGTTTGTAACGCTTGAAGAAAATTCTCAGCTTAGAGGCTGTATAGGCGATATCTTTCCGCGACAGCCTTTGTATAAATCGGTCATCTCCAACGCCATTAACGCCGGCGTCAATGACAGACGTTTCCGCCCGGTAACGGAAGCCGAATGTAACGATATTAAAATCGAGATATCGGCGCTGACAGCGCCTAAACCAATTGCTTCATCGGATGAAATCAGAATTGGTATAGACGGCGTGGTGCTGAATAAAAATGGTTACGGGGCCGTGTTCCTGCCTCAAGTTGCGCCCGAACAGGGCTGGAATATAAGCCAGATGCTCACACAGTTGTCTCTCAAAGCGGGGCTGCCCTCAGACGCTTGGAAGGAAGGCGCGAGCTTTCTTGTTTTTCAGGCGGATGTTTTTGGCGAGGATGAGAAATGAAATCTGCCCGAGGCCTGCTTGTTTTCAGTTACGGGTTGTTTACTATCGCCGCCCAGTCTTTGCTTTTTCGAGAATTCACAACCGCCTTCGAAGGCAGTGACATAAGCGTCGGTGTATTCTTCAGTTCGTGGTTTTTATGGGTCGGCATGGGGGCGCTGCTCGTATATAAAAACACGACCTTTGCCGGCAAGCTCCTTAAAAATATTGAATTCCTGTTTTTATGTTACCTGCCTGCCTTTATCGCGGAGCTTGTTTTGATTATTCATGCGCGCCAGCTTGCGGGCATCGCGCCTTATGTGCTGATACCCATAAAGGCAATCGTGCTTTTATCAATCGCTGTTAATGCGCCGGTCAGCATCATTACGGGAATGCTGTTTCCAATTGCCTGCCGCTGGGTTCGAAGTGAGGATGAGCTCGCCGTTTCACGAGTGTATATTCTCGAAGCGGCGGGAAGTTTTCTCGGCGGGCTGGGGACAACTTTGCTCTTGGCTTTCGGTGTAAGCTCGGCAAGGATTTTCTTCATACTTGCTTTTATTATTTCTCTTTCATTCTTTTTAGTACGTTTTGCGAAGTCGAAGAACATGACGTGGGCTTTGGTGCCGGCGTGTATCTTCGTTTGCCTATTCGCCGGTGTTGACAATAAACTGTCACGACAGCTCCAGATTATAAAGTGGGAAAAGCTGCTTCCGAAAGATACTCTGCAAGGTTCCTTTCAAACAGCCCAGGCGGAGTATTTATATGGTGTCTATCATGATCAGTGGGTGGCTGTCCGCGAAGGCAGCACTTGCGAGGTCTTGCCTGACAAAACTAACGCCGGCCGAATAGCGGCCATCGGCCTCTGTCAAAATCCTGATGCTAAAAGGGTTTTGGTCGTCGGTTCCGGGCTGGGGTTGTGTTACCAGTTTCTGAATTTGAGACAAATAGAAAAAGTGACTTGGGCAAATAGTGACAGCGAATATGTTCAGAAGGTCAGCGATTTTATACCACTAAAATTTAGAATTGATGACCAGCGGTTAAATCTGCTAAGCGGTGACATTCGCTCGTCGCTTGCCGGAGAGAAACAATATTACGACTTGGTGATTCTTAATCTGCCGGATGCGACCAGCTCAGTTCTAAACCGGTATTACACTCTCGAATTTTATCGTCAGATTAAAAATGCGATGCGCCCAGATGGTGTGCTGGCAGTCCGAATAGCGGGCGGGGAAAACATTATGGGTACCGAGCTGATTAACCTCGGCGCCTCGACGAAATTGACGCTTCAGAAGGTTTTCTCACAGCTTGTCTTGGCGCCCGGCGATGATACATGGTTTATCGCATCTGACTCCGGAAAACTCACCGGCGACCCCGGCAGCTTACGGGACCGCTTTGCGGCCATAAAGGGCGGCCCAGATATTTTCCCGCCGCGGGCTCTGCTTTCTGTTTATCTGCCGGATAGGGCCTCAATTGCGATGGAGAATTATTCGGGTGCGGATTTGCCTGATAGACTGCTTATTAATCGCGATTCCAGACCGCTGACGTATTTATACAGTTTGTTGCTCGCGGCCAAACAATCAGGAGCGCCGGGAACAAAATTTATTAAATACCTTGTGCTGGCAGGCTCCCTCGTATTTGTTGTCCCCATCCTGATTTTTATAGTTTTGCGTCTTATTTACATTTTGAAAACAGCTCAGCGAGGTAGTCCCTCGAGTTTCGATAGTTCGTTTTTGGTTTTCTCAGCCGGCTGGGTCGGCATCGGTGTCGTGATTGTTCTGATGTATTTATATCAAACTTACTTCGGTTCGCTTTACCTTTATATCGGTGTTATTTCTTCCTTGTTTATGGCAGGCTTGAGCGTGGGGGCTGTTCTGGTTAGGTATTTACTTTCGGGCAAATGGAGGTTAAAACCGCAAATCCTGTTATTCGCATCAATATTTGTTTATACGGCAGTTTTGACCGCAATCATCTTTTGGCCGGGGCAGCAATGGACGCATCCGTACTTTGCCGTTGCGTTTGTTCTTTGCGGCCTGTGCGCAGGCTGTTTCTTCCCGCTTGCTGCAAGACAGCTTGCTGATTCCGCTTTTGAAACGGGCGAGATCGGCAGCAAATTGGAAACTGCCGACCACATTGGTGCTTCAGTAGGAGGATTACTGACAAGCCTTGCTCTTGTTCCTGTGCTTGGGACGAAGGTCACGTTATTTATATTTATTCTGCTCGTTCTGGCTAATATTCCCACTGTCGTCCTGAGACTATATGCGCCGGAAAAAGTTCGCTATTCGGCTGCAGCCGTTTTTAAGCTGCGCAGGCTCGGCTACATCCTGTTTGGTATTGGACTGTCTGTTACCATCTGCTCGAATCTGCTTAATAAAACAAGTGGTCAGCTAAGGTCATCTCTGCCGCAGGATGTTGCCCATGCGCTGGTCGGCCGGGCACACCTTGAACTGGTCTCGGCGACCATCGGCGATAATGCCCGCAAGATTAATTATTTTAGAGTTTATGATGCTGATGAAAAACTAAACGGCTATATTTTCAGCTCCGCAGATTTGGCGCCGGAGGTTACAGGTTTCGGCGGAAAGATTAATCTGGCCATTTACGTGGATACCGCTGGCAGGTTAATTAAGTTCGATATAACATTGTCCAATGAAACTCCTTCGTATCTTGAGCTTCTTACCAATTGGCGGCAGTTTCTCACAGGCCGTCAGCTTTTCCAGCCGGGACCTTTCACCGGTATTAATGCGACAACCGGTGCAACCTTTAGCTCTAAGGCGATTCTCTCTGCGTTGGAAAAATCCGGTGTCAGGTTCGCCGGCGAAATCCTCGGCAATACCCCGCCCGCGTTGCCGCTTGCGCAACAGGCGAGATGGCCCGGCGCCGCAGGATTATATTTGATAACCGCTTTCATCCTCGCCATTATTGTAATCTACCGTGGCGGGTTCTGGGGTCGCCTTACCGTCCTTTGCTTCAATCTTATCGTCGGCGGCATTATCCTGAACGCCCAGTATTCAAGCGACCAGATAGTGACACTGTTGTCTTTGCACGTTCCTCCAATAGGATTATCGGGAACCTTTTTGCTGGTTGTGGGAGTCCCGCTTTTGGTGATAATCTTTGGTAATATCTATTGCGGCTACGTCTGTCCTTTCGGCGCTGCGCAGGAACTGCTCTGTTATATTATTCCTCGCAGATTTAAACCTGCCCTCTCCGTCGAATCGATACAAAAGGCAGGTTTCGTCAAATATGTTATCCTTTTTGTTTTGATAATGATGTTCTTTGTCTCCAGAAATCGGGCGACGCTGGCGGCAGACCCGCTTATCGCTGCCTTTTCAGGTAGTTCCATGTTATATACGGCCGTCGCAGGCTTGATAATAGCGATAGCTTTAGTCGGCTCGGTTTTTTATACCCGCTTCTGGTGCCGGTATTTGTGTCCGGTGGGAGCTTTCCTGTCTCTGCTCAACAAGGTAGCTCTACTGAATCGGTTTTTACCCGTAAAAAGGTTCGGCAGATGCGAGTTCGGCCTTACTGCAAAAGACACTGATTGTTTATATTGTGACAGGTGCCGCTATCAGACCCAGGAGGTTGCCTCTGCTTCCGGTTCTGCGTCTTTTCTGTCTCGTTATCTCGTAGTGATTGTTATCGTGGTGGGAATTTTTGTATCAATGGCTTCATTGAATAGATTCCGGGATGTCATTCCCGCCGGCATCAGCCAGCCTGTTGTTTCAATATCAGGCGCCGGCCAGCCGAGGGATGTCGATTTGCAGCGCGTCCGCACAATGATTCAGCAGAGAAAACTATCCGACAAAGAAGCTGAATTTTATAAAAAGGCTGAGGATAATCAACGGCGGAAATAATTGATAAGCCATAAAATAACCGTCAGGACAATCGAGATTATTATACAACTCGCTATGGGTAGATAAATCCGCCAGTTTTTGCCGCCGAAATCCAAATCGCCGGGCAATTTGAATAATCCCGTCCGGCCTAATATCATTACCACCCCCCCGGCCAGCGCTATGGTAATTCCCATCAGTATTAGCCATTTACCGATTTGTTGCGGACCAAATTCCATTATTCCCCCGCCTTAAAG is a window from the Phycisphaerae bacterium genome containing:
- the hisA gene encoding 1-(5-phosphoribosyl)-5-[(5-phosphoribosylamino)methylideneamino]imidazole-4-carboxamide isomerase — its product is MYIIPAIDLRDGKCVRLIQGQYRRQITYNDDPVKQAEEFISAGAEWLHIVDLDGAKAGKPVNTDTISAIAALGKLKIEVGGGLRDEVSIKQLLDMGVGRVITGTKAVSDFEWFSEMAEKFSGKIVLGLDARDDKVATDGWTKNASEPLLEFAAKAAKLPIAAIIYTDIAKDGMMEGPNFERTEAVAAAVGVAVIASGGVSTISDIRKLSETGVKAVIIGRALYEGTLSLADAIKAAK
- the amrS gene encoding AmmeMemoRadiSam system radical SAM enzyme: MKVQCELCPKSCLIEPGQSGECRVRINIDGVLRTVVYGYPCSAHVDPVEKKPFFHFLPGSKTFSLATVGCNLHCKNCQNWEISQANPEDSVASLCPPEKLVELTRSYDCQSLAYTYTDPVVYYEYTYDSAELARVNGIRNLLITAGYINRQPWQRLLNVVDAARIDLKSMSDDFYRDVCSATLKPVQDAIIQTRASGVHLEVIHLVIPTLNDKPEQLRELSRWVRANLGSEIPLHFSGFYPQYKMRHLPPTSAETLDMARNIAMEEGLDFAYIGNVQSENGQNTYCPGCKKVLIERVGYTVIQNRLKDGSCPDCGREIYGVWK
- the amrB gene encoding AmmeMemoRadiSam system protein B; the encoded protein is MDRYSKFFLPGFMLGIFLLGGCDPKPVAPVKEIARAKADEPAAHAKVVFRSTLSGSWYSADAKTLSEQIEGIFEKADVEPINNVIALILPHAGYQYSGRTAAFGLKSAGRQYKRVIVIGPSHRVPMEDVLSVPMATHYETPLGQVPLDVEFINKLLEHPIFQNIPQADEYEHSTQIEVPLLQYVQKDFKLVLIVAGDCSVETIAQAGAILKSLVDDDTLVIASSDFTHYGPNYGYVPFREKIPEQLKKLDMGAFEYIKALDYKGFLEYRSKTGATICGFVPISILLSMLDETVETKLIKYTTSGELTGDFSNSVSYFSIAFSGKWGHSSQIKPEANVSELSKEDKKQLLTLARKSLVYFLRNRKVPDVSELNVTASDAMKLRRAAFVTLEENSQLRGCIGDIFPRQPLYKSVISNAINAGVNDRRFRPVTEAECNDIKIEISALTAPKPIASSDEIRIGIDGVVLNKNGYGAVFLPQVAPEQGWNISQMLTQLSLKAGLPSDAWKEGASFLVFQADVFGEDEK
- a CDS encoding 4Fe-4S binding protein — protein: MKSARGLLVFSYGLFTIAAQSLLFREFTTAFEGSDISVGVFFSSWFLWVGMGALLVYKNTTFAGKLLKNIEFLFLCYLPAFIAELVLIIHARQLAGIAPYVLIPIKAIVLLSIAVNAPVSIITGMLFPIACRWVRSEDELAVSRVYILEAAGSFLGGLGTTLLLAFGVSSARIFFILAFIISLSFFLVRFAKSKNMTWALVPACIFVCLFAGVDNKLSRQLQIIKWEKLLPKDTLQGSFQTAQAEYLYGVYHDQWVAVREGSTCEVLPDKTNAGRIAAIGLCQNPDAKRVLVVGSGLGLCYQFLNLRQIEKVTWANSDSEYVQKVSDFIPLKFRIDDQRLNLLSGDIRSSLAGEKQYYDLVILNLPDATSSVLNRYYTLEFYRQIKNAMRPDGVLAVRIAGGENIMGTELINLGASTKLTLQKVFSQLVLAPGDDTWFIASDSGKLTGDPGSLRDRFAAIKGGPDIFPPRALLSVYLPDRASIAMENYSGADLPDRLLINRDSRPLTYLYSLLLAAKQSGAPGTKFIKYLVLAGSLVFVVPILIFIVLRLIYILKTAQRGSPSSFDSSFLVFSAGWVGIGVVIVLMYLYQTYFGSLYLYIGVISSLFMAGLSVGAVLVRYLLSGKWRLKPQILLFASIFVYTAVLTAIIFWPGQQWTHPYFAVAFVLCGLCAGCFFPLAARQLADSAFETGEIGSKLETADHIGASVGGLLTSLALVPVLGTKVTLFIFILLVLANIPTVVLRLYAPEKVRYSAAAVFKLRRLGYILFGIGLSVTICSNLLNKTSGQLRSSLPQDVAHALVGRAHLELVSATIGDNARKINYFRVYDADEKLNGYIFSSADLAPEVTGFGGKINLAIYVDTAGRLIKFDITLSNETPSYLELLTNWRQFLTGRQLFQPGPFTGINATTGATFSSKAILSALEKSGVRFAGEILGNTPPALPLAQQARWPGAAGLYLITAFILAIIVIYRGGFWGRLTVLCFNLIVGGIILNAQYSSDQIVTLLSLHVPPIGLSGTFLLVVGVPLLVIIFGNIYCGYVCPFGAAQELLCYIIPRRFKPALSVESIQKAGFVKYVILFVLIMMFFVSRNRATLAADPLIAAFSGSSMLYTAVAGLIIAIALVGSVFYTRFWCRYLCPVGAFLSLLNKVALLNRFLPVKRFGRCEFGLTAKDTDCLYCDRCRYQTQEVASASGSASFLSRYLVVIVIVVGIFVSMASLNRFRDVIPAGISQPVVSISGAGQPRDVDLQRVRTMIQQRKLSDKEAEFYKKAEDNQRRK
- a CDS encoding DUF2905 domain-containing protein, coding for MEFGPQQIGKWLILMGITIALAGGVVMILGRTGLFKLPGDLDFGGKNWRIYLPIASCIIISIVLTVILWLINYFRR